One Hordeum vulgare subsp. vulgare chromosome 4H, MorexV3_pseudomolecules_assembly, whole genome shotgun sequence DNA window includes the following coding sequences:
- the LOC123447560 gene encoding non-specific lipid-transfer protein 2P-like codes for MAMRKEPLLLVAMMLALVVAARAAPCEVGQLTVCMPAITTGAKPSGACCANLGAQQGCFCQYAKDPALGRYITSPHARDTLLSCGLAVPRC; via the coding sequence ATGGCGATGAGGAAGGAGCCACTActccttgtggccatgatgctggCGCTGGTGGTGGCGGCGCGTGCGGCGCCGTGCGAGGTGGGGCAGCTGACGGTGTGCATGCCGGCGATCACCACCGGGGCCAAGCCGAGCGGTGCGTGCTGCGCCAACCTGGGCGCGCAGCAGGGGTGCTTCTGCCAGTACGCCAAGGACCCCGCACTGGGCCGCTACATCACCAGCCCACACGCCCGCGACACCCTCCTCTCCTGCGGCCTCGCCGTCCCGCGCTGCTAG